One Clostridiisalibacter paucivorans DSM 22131 genomic region harbors:
- a CDS encoding thiamine-binding protein, translating into MSNINVSLQIIPSVKESKIYDVVDKVIAYISSTGIKYEVGPMETTMEGELDELLDVVKRAQDICINEGANRVLSVVKIDYKSEGVTMNEKVGKYRK; encoded by the coding sequence ATGTCAAATATTAATGTAAGTCTTCAAATCATACCCAGCGTTAAAGAGTCCAAGATTTATGATGTGGTGGACAAGGTTATAGCATATATATCATCTACTGGGATAAAATATGAGGTTGGTCCAATGGAAACTACCATGGAGGGAGAATTAGATGAGTTACTAGATGTGGTAAAAAGGGCCCAAGATATATGTATAAATGAAGGGGCAAATAGGGTATTATCGGTTGTCAAAATTGATTACAAATCTGAAGGTGTGACTATGAATGAGAAGGTTGGTAAATACAGAAAGTAG
- a CDS encoding ABC transporter substrate-binding protein has product MKRVLILLLVVTLTVLPTIGCGATDQQQEDEAPTGNSEELTKVQVLLDWYPNTNHTGIYVAKDKGFYEEEGLEVEIIQPTGGGSAEPIAAGKGDFGISYQEQVTYARTAENPLPIKAIAAIIQHNTSGFASPVEKGIETGKDFEGKKYGGWGSPMEEAMIKAVMEKEDGDFSKVETVNIGELDFFTSVKDHVDFTWIYYGWDGVASELKDYPINFIKLQEVEPDLDFYTPVIIAKEDYIQENPELTKKFLNATRKGYEYAIESPEDAVQSLLKASPEIDKELAVASQKYLAKEYKADVDRWGEMSLDRWENYSNWMLERGLIENELDAKEAFTNEYLPE; this is encoded by the coding sequence ATGAAAAGAGTATTGATATTATTATTGGTAGTTACATTGACAGTATTACCTACTATTGGTTGTGGTGCTACTGATCAACAGCAGGAAGATGAAGCACCAACTGGTAATAGTGAAGAGCTTACAAAGGTACAAGTGCTTTTAGATTGGTATCCTAATACTAATCATACGGGTATATACGTGGCCAAAGACAAGGGATTTTATGAAGAAGAAGGATTAGAAGTTGAAATCATACAACCTACAGGGGGAGGCAGTGCTGAGCCTATAGCTGCTGGCAAGGGTGATTTTGGAATAAGCTATCAAGAACAGGTTACATACGCGAGGACAGCAGAGAATCCATTACCTATAAAGGCTATAGCCGCTATAATTCAGCATAATACATCAGGGTTTGCATCTCCTGTTGAAAAGGGTATTGAGACCGGTAAAGATTTTGAAGGAAAAAAATATGGTGGCTGGGGTTCTCCTATGGAGGAAGCCATGATAAAGGCAGTTATGGAAAAAGAAGATGGAGATTTTTCTAAGGTAGAGACTGTCAATATAGGAGAATTAGACTTCTTTACATCAGTTAAAGACCATGTAGATTTTACTTGGATATATTATGGATGGGATGGCGTAGCTTCAGAACTTAAGGATTACCCTATTAATTTCATAAAACTTCAAGAAGTGGAACCAGATTTAGATTTTTATACACCTGTAATTATTGCTAAAGAGGACTATATACAAGAAAACCCTGAATTGACAAAGAAATTTTTGAATGCAACTAGAAAGGGATATGAATATGCAATAGAAAGCCCAGAGGATGCAGTACAATCTTTATTAAAGGCATCACCAGAAATAGATAAGGAACTTGCTGTAGCAAGTCAAAAATATTTGGCTAAGGAATACAAGGCCGATGTGGATAGATGGGGAGAAATGAGTCTAGATAGATGGGAAAATTATTCAAACTGGATGCTTGAAAGAGGTTTAATAGAAAATGAATTGGATGCAAAAGAAGCCTTTACAAATGAATATTTGCCTGAATAA
- a CDS encoding ABC transporter ATP-binding protein: MNWMQKKPLQMNICLNNNKKLDICGIKKDFEETAVLSDISLNLKDREFVSILGPSGSGKSTLFNIISGLISPDTGKVMIEGEDYTGKTGRVSYMYQKDLLLPWKKIIDNVAIPLVIKGMSKEKAREKAEKYFELFGIDGFQHKYPFQLSGGMRQRAALMRTYMFSRDIILLDEPFGGLDAITRSKMHYWLMDILNTLDVSILFITHDIEEAILLSDRIYILSDRPAKIKEELDIKLPRPRNRDITTSVEFNNIKKHIIEKLD, from the coding sequence ATGAATTGGATGCAAAAGAAGCCTTTACAAATGAATATTTGCCTGAATAATAATAAAAAACTTGATATTTGTGGAATAAAAAAGGACTTTGAAGAAACTGCTGTTTTATCAGATATATCATTGAATTTAAAAGATAGGGAATTTGTGTCCATATTGGGGCCCAGTGGTAGTGGAAAGAGTACTTTGTTCAATATAATATCAGGCCTTATCTCTCCTGATACAGGTAAAGTAATGATTGAAGGAGAGGATTATACAGGAAAAACTGGTCGAGTTAGCTATATGTATCAGAAAGACCTCCTATTACCGTGGAAGAAAATAATAGATAATGTGGCAATTCCCCTTGTTATAAAGGGCATGTCTAAAGAAAAAGCCAGGGAAAAGGCAGAAAAATATTTTGAACTATTTGGAATTGATGGATTTCAACATAAATACCCATTTCAATTATCAGGAGGCATGAGGCAGAGGGCTGCACTTATGAGGACATATATGTTTTCTAGGGATATAATCCTATTAGATGAACCCTTTGGTGGGCTCGATGCCATAACTAGGTCAAAAATGCATTATTGGTTGATGGATATATTAAATACCTTAGATGTATCAATATTATTTATAACCCATGATATAGAAGAGGCCATATTACTGTCTGATAGAATATATATATTGTCTGACAGACCAGCAAAAATCAAAGAGGAGCTAGATATAAAATTGCCAAGACCAAGAAATAGAGATATAACTACTTCAGTTGAGTTTAATAATATAAAGAAACATATTATAGAAAAATTAGATTAG
- a CDS encoding ABC transporter permease: MRRLVNTESRAIPVVFFAFLLLIWQLIVDKGIIARYILPTPKDIFITLIEILPEIKIHIFTTVYEALLGFFISIVFAMVLAIIMDNVRIVKRALYPLLVISQTIPIIALAPLFILWFGFGKLPKIIVVVLVCFFPIIVSMLQGLESVDEDMINLLKSMGASKIQIFKMVKFPGAIVSFFSGLRIAATYSIMGAVIGEWLGGKTGIGVYMIRVKNSFALDKFFAAIVIIVILSITVFKVISLIEYIAMPWKQEINNKG, from the coding sequence ATGAGAAGGTTGGTAAATACAGAAAGTAGAGCTATACCTGTTGTATTTTTTGCATTTCTATTACTAATATGGCAGTTAATAGTGGACAAGGGGATTATAGCTAGATATATATTGCCTACCCCTAAGGATATATTTATTACATTGATAGAAATATTGCCAGAAATAAAAATCCATATATTTACAACAGTATATGAAGCCTTATTGGGTTTTTTTATATCCATAGTATTTGCCATGGTTTTAGCTATAATTATGGACAATGTAAGGATTGTTAAAAGGGCACTATACCCCCTTTTAGTGATATCACAGACCATACCTATAATAGCCTTGGCTCCATTGTTTATATTGTGGTTTGGATTTGGTAAATTGCCTAAGATAATTGTAGTAGTATTAGTATGCTTTTTTCCCATAATAGTTAGTATGCTTCAAGGTTTGGAATCTGTGGATGAGGATATGATAAATTTATTAAAATCCATGGGGGCAAGTAAAATTCAAATATTTAAAATGGTAAAATTCCCAGGGGCTATAGTGAGCTTCTTTTCAGGACTTAGGATAGCTGCTACATATAGTATAATGGGCGCTGTTATAGGAGAGTGGCTAGGAGGCAAGACTGGTATAGGGGTATATATGATAAGGGTAAAAAATTCCTTTGCATTAGATAAATTTTTTGCTGCCATAGTTATAATAGTAATATTGAGTATTACTGTTTTCAAGGTTATATCATTGATAGAATATATAGCTATGCCTTGGAAACAAGAAATTAATAATAAAGGTTAG
- a CDS encoding YkoF family thiamine/hydroxymethylpyrimidine-binding protein gives MAKIASCQIAFTPIKSDNYIGDVDKVLNIVEQSGLEYNVDILSTTIRGERDRIFTLISDIYYTMDDICSFTIDIKISNICGCN, from the coding sequence ATGGCAAAAATAGCATCTTGCCAAATAGCCTTTACTCCTATAAAGAGTGATAATTATATAGGGGATGTGGATAAAGTGCTCAATATAGTAGAGCAATCTGGACTAGAGTACAATGTAGATATATTGTCCACAACTATTAGGGGAGAAAGGGATAGGATTTTCACTCTTATATCAGATATATACTATACTATGGATGATATATGTAGCTTTACAATAGATATAAAGATATCAAATATATGTGG
- a CDS encoding class I SAM-dependent methyltransferase produces the protein MAIFDKEAKNYDQWYSTKFGDFVDKVETECAFNLFNGDKVKKILDVGCGTGNFSIKLAKMGYEVVGIDISEEMLKEARMKAENEGFDIKFYKMDIYDLDFSNESFDAVFSMAAFEFIQKPEKAIDELFRVTKKGGEILVGTINKDSKWGELYITKEFRENTVFKYAYFKDLQDLKSLKTNYLVDTGECLFIPPDADENDINLDNERELSKTERGGYICALWQK, from the coding sequence GTGGCCATATTTGATAAAGAAGCTAAAAACTATGACCAGTGGTATTCCACAAAGTTTGGAGATTTTGTGGATAAAGTAGAGACAGAATGTGCATTTAATCTTTTTAATGGGGATAAAGTGAAAAAGATATTAGATGTAGGATGTGGTACTGGTAATTTTAGTATAAAATTGGCTAAGATGGGATATGAAGTTGTAGGAATAGACATATCAGAAGAAATGCTAAAAGAGGCAAGGATGAAGGCGGAAAATGAAGGGTTCGATATAAAATTTTATAAGATGGATATATACGATCTAGATTTTAGCAATGAATCTTTTGATGCAGTATTTTCAATGGCAGCATTTGAATTTATACAAAAACCAGAAAAGGCTATAGACGAGCTTTTTAGAGTTACTAAAAAGGGTGGAGAAATACTTGTTGGAACAATAAATAAAGACAGTAAATGGGGAGAGCTCTATATAACTAAAGAATTTAGAGAAAATACAGTATTTAAATATGCCTATTTTAAAGACTTACAAGACCTTAAATCGTTAAAAACAAATTATCTTGTGGATACTGGCGAATGTTTATTTATACCTCCAGATGCTGATGAAAATGATATAAATTTAGATAATGAACGGGAGCTGTCTAAGACAGAAAGAGGTGGATATATATGTGCCCTATGGCAAAAATAG